In Lysinibacillus sp. FSL M8-0337, the following proteins share a genomic window:
- a CDS encoding KinB-signaling pathway activation protein: MTIRNWAKFFFFAMLVGGVVNGIFSLFIRWSFFQPYVANGQWGEFFAGLLWMVFLGFTMSVIAQAGFFAYLTLHQVGVNIFRTLTLWNWVQLLLIAVTIFDIVFFRFVPGVKDGQSWVFYMGLLVVLIFASVATAMQKVKMTGKKHVLVSALFFMIVITTLEWTIALMGRDENINEYVALLLFPLLAVNAYQLLVLPKYNAKSDEDRRKLEERRKARLNQAKNA, from the coding sequence GTGACGATACGAAATTGGGCAAAGTTTTTCTTCTTTGCAATGCTCGTTGGTGGCGTAGTCAACGGAATTTTTAGTTTATTTATTCGATGGAGCTTCTTTCAACCATATGTAGCAAATGGTCAATGGGGTGAATTTTTCGCAGGGCTTTTATGGATGGTATTCCTAGGGTTTACAATGAGTGTTATTGCACAAGCAGGGTTTTTCGCCTATCTAACACTGCATCAAGTAGGTGTTAACATTTTTAGAACGCTAACGTTATGGAATTGGGTACAGCTATTATTGATCGCTGTTACCATCTTTGATATTGTGTTCTTCCGTTTTGTACCGGGTGTTAAAGATGGACAAAGCTGGGTATTCTATATGGGACTTTTAGTCGTTTTAATATTTGCATCAGTAGCAACGGCCATGCAAAAAGTGAAAATGACAGGAAAAAAACATGTTTTAGTGTCTGCATTATTTTTTATGATTGTTATTACAACATTAGAGTGGACAATCGCATTAATGGGACGTGATGAAAATATTAACGAATATGTTGCCTTATTATTATTCCCATTACTAGCTGTAAATGCATATCAATTATTAGTATTACCAAAATACAATGCAAAATCTGACGAAGATCGCCGAAAATTAGAAGAGCGTCGAAAAGCGCGCCTTAATCAAGCCAAAAATGCATAA
- the gerD gene encoding spore germination lipoprotein GerD — protein sequence MRKLTLLLILTLFLAACSQDKTSTMSYDEIKKIMIDSLQTEDGKKALRQLLEEPSFRELLILEHDEVKKATEETLLSKEAEDFWKKTFEDPKFKETVAKSMQKQQQDIMKELMKDPTYQKDLESFFGQPDMQKQMETILKSSTLRKQMEEVVKETIESPLMQAKWLELIKKSGESTSSESGNKKEASADGGGSSDNEKKQSGQ from the coding sequence ATGCGAAAATTGACTTTATTACTGATTTTAACGCTTTTTCTTGCTGCCTGTTCACAAGATAAAACCTCTACCATGTCTTATGATGAGATAAAAAAAATTATGATTGACTCTCTACAAACAGAGGATGGTAAAAAGGCGTTGCGACAGCTTTTAGAGGAGCCGAGTTTTCGTGAATTATTGATATTAGAACATGACGAAGTAAAAAAGGCTACAGAGGAAACATTGCTTTCTAAAGAAGCTGAGGATTTTTGGAAAAAGACTTTTGAAGATCCAAAATTTAAAGAAACTGTAGCCAAAAGTATGCAAAAGCAGCAACAGGATATTATGAAGGAACTCATGAAAGATCCTACTTACCAAAAGGATTTGGAATCATTCTTTGGTCAGCCTGATATGCAAAAGCAAATGGAGACGATTTTAAAATCCTCTACTCTTCGCAAGCAAATGGAGGAAGTCGTCAAGGAAACGATTGAAAGTCCACTAATGCAGGCGAAATGGCTGGAGCTTATCAAAAAAAGTGGTGAGAGTACTTCATCTGAGAGCGGCAACAAAAAAGAGGCTAGCGCTGACGGTGGCGGCAGCTCAGATAATGAAAAAAAGCAGAGCGGCCAATAG
- a CDS encoding P-loop NTPase, protein MITEQQVREILGQLQDPFLHKSLAETDGITNVAIKEEKNHVSVKIAIAKTNTPEQMQLQMKIVDVLKEAGANTVGIRFEELSAEKLQSFRGTATEAEAQDILSPLSTVQVISIASGKGGVGKSTVSVNLAVALARLGKKVGLIDADIYGFSVPDMMGVTDMPKVVDNRIFPVDRFGVKVISMGFFVENNAPIVWRGPMLGKVLDQFFRDVEWGELDYLLLDLPPGTGDVALDIHQMLPSSKEIVVTTPHPTAAFVAARAGAMALQTDHEILGVIENMAWFESKSGEREFVFGQGGGAKLTEELRTELLGQIPLGQPDWTDEEFAPSVYAEKHPTGQTYINIATKIIQKLNK, encoded by the coding sequence GTGATAACAGAACAACAAGTGCGAGAAATACTGGGACAACTACAAGATCCATTTTTACATAAATCATTAGCAGAAACTGACGGTATTACAAATGTGGCAATTAAAGAAGAAAAAAACCATGTCAGTGTAAAAATTGCGATTGCTAAAACTAATACGCCTGAGCAAATGCAACTTCAAATGAAGATTGTAGATGTATTAAAAGAAGCGGGTGCTAACACGGTTGGTATTCGCTTTGAAGAATTATCGGCAGAAAAATTACAAAGTTTCCGTGGTACAGCAACAGAAGCAGAAGCGCAAGATATTTTATCACCACTAAGCACAGTACAAGTGATTTCAATTGCTTCCGGGAAAGGTGGCGTAGGGAAATCTACAGTATCTGTTAACTTAGCGGTAGCGCTAGCCCGTCTAGGTAAAAAAGTAGGTTTAATTGATGCGGATATTTATGGATTCAGTGTACCGGACATGATGGGTGTTACAGATATGCCGAAGGTAGTAGACAATCGTATTTTCCCAGTTGACCGTTTTGGTGTAAAAGTAATCTCCATGGGATTCTTCGTTGAAAATAACGCACCAATCGTTTGGCGTGGACCAATGTTAGGTAAAGTATTAGATCAATTCTTCCGCGATGTAGAATGGGGCGAGCTGGACTATCTTCTATTAGACTTACCACCAGGAACAGGTGATGTAGCTTTAGACATTCATCAAATGTTACCTTCTTCAAAAGAAATTGTTGTAACTACGCCTCACCCAACAGCAGCATTTGTTGCCGCTCGTGCAGGGGCAATGGCTTTACAAACTGACCATGAAATTCTAGGTGTTATTGAAAATATGGCATGGTTTGAGTCGAAATCAGGGGAACGTGAATTTGTATTTGGTCAAGGTGGCGGTGCAAAGTTAACAGAAGAGCTACGCACAGAGCTACTTGGACAAATTCCACTTGGTCAGCCAGATTGGACGGATGAGGAATTTGCGCCTTCCGTGTATGCAGAAAAGCATCCAACAGGACAAACGTATATCAATATTGCGACGAAAATCATTCAAAAATTAAATAAATAA
- a CDS encoding N-acetylmuramoyl-L-alanine amidase produces the protein MKRWLALGVIMLMSIVVVAYETNASDRNFFLPDPLGGTKIVIDAGHGGQDGGASKGEVIEKDITLAIAQHVEKQLKKKGATVVMTRTQDGDVIDEHAPSEKFGTLRERKKQDIFLRKDIVAKEQPNIFITIHANAIPETKWRGAQVFYHKDGHADGELLANSIQQSIRTKLQNTDREALAIKQIYLLKKAEVPAALVETGFISNDEERALLVDKKYQEKMADAIVEGIEDYLLGKIE, from the coding sequence GTGAAGCGCTGGCTTGCACTAGGAGTAATTATGCTAATGAGTATAGTGGTCGTGGCATATGAAACGAATGCTTCGGACCGCAACTTCTTCTTACCTGACCCACTTGGTGGCACGAAAATTGTCATTGATGCGGGACATGGTGGTCAGGATGGGGGTGCTTCAAAGGGCGAAGTAATTGAAAAGGACATTACACTTGCAATTGCTCAGCACGTGGAGAAGCAATTAAAGAAGAAGGGCGCAACAGTCGTGATGACGCGTACACAGGATGGAGATGTTATTGATGAACACGCGCCATCAGAAAAATTTGGCACACTAAGGGAACGCAAAAAGCAAGATATCTTTTTAAGGAAGGATATTGTTGCAAAAGAACAGCCGAATATTTTTATTACGATTCATGCCAATGCAATTCCAGAGACCAAATGGCGTGGAGCACAGGTGTTTTATCATAAAGACGGACATGCTGATGGGGAATTGCTCGCCAATAGCATTCAGCAATCGATTCGTACGAAATTACAAAATACAGATCGTGAAGCGTTGGCAATTAAACAAATCTACTTGCTGAAAAAAGCGGAAGTACCTGCCGCATTAGTTGAGACTGGATTTATCAGTAATGATGAGGAACGTGCGCTATTAGTCGATAAAAAATATCAAGAAAAAATGGCAGATGCTATCGTTGAAGGTATTGAAGACTACTTACTTGGGAAAATTGAATAG
- a CDS encoding Gfo/Idh/MocA family oxidoreductase, protein MVNYAIVGTGYFGAELGRSILKNKDANIVAIYDPENAKEVNVELKAEVSTSLDDLVTREDVDCVVVASPNYLHKEPVVKAAQNGKHVFCEKPIALCYEDCKDMVEACKKNNVIFFAGHIMNFFNGVQYAKKLINDGEIGDILFCHAARNGWEEKQPEVSWKKIREKSGGHLYHHIHELDCIQFIMGGLPQKATMIGGNVAHKGEFFGNEDDMIFVNLEFENKKFALLEWGSAFRYGEHYVLIQGTKGYIKLDMYNVKGTLKVDGKEKHFLIHETQEEDDDRTRIYNSSEMDGAIQYGKPGKRTPLWLSSVIDKEMKYLHQVLQGAEVSEEFQKLLNGQAALEAIATADACTLSMLEDRKVGLSEIVK, encoded by the coding sequence GTGGTGAATTATGCAATAGTGGGTACTGGATACTTTGGTGCGGAATTAGGAAGGTCTATTCTAAAAAACAAGGATGCTAACATTGTTGCCATTTATGATCCAGAGAATGCTAAAGAGGTAAATGTAGAGTTAAAGGCAGAGGTTTCAACCTCCTTGGATGACTTAGTAACAAGAGAAGATGTGGATTGTGTTGTTGTAGCTTCGCCAAATTATTTGCATAAGGAGCCGGTTGTGAAGGCTGCTCAAAATGGCAAACATGTATTTTGTGAAAAACCTATCGCTTTATGCTATGAAGATTGTAAAGACATGGTGGAAGCTTGTAAAAAGAATAACGTGATATTTTTTGCTGGTCATATTATGAATTTCTTCAATGGTGTGCAGTATGCAAAGAAACTAATCAATGATGGAGAAATCGGGGATATTTTGTTTTGTCATGCAGCAAGAAATGGTTGGGAAGAAAAGCAGCCTGAAGTGTCTTGGAAAAAAATAAGAGAGAAATCAGGCGGGCATTTATATCACCATATTCACGAATTAGATTGTATCCAATTTATTATGGGTGGGCTCCCTCAAAAAGCAACAATGATTGGCGGAAACGTTGCTCATAAAGGTGAGTTTTTTGGAAATGAAGATGATATGATTTTTGTCAATTTAGAATTTGAGAATAAAAAGTTTGCGCTACTAGAGTGGGGTTCAGCATTTCGATATGGCGAACATTATGTTTTAATCCAAGGAACAAAGGGATACATAAAATTGGATATGTACAATGTAAAAGGAACGTTAAAGGTGGATGGCAAAGAGAAGCATTTTCTTATCCATGAAACACAAGAAGAAGATGACGATCGGACAAGAATTTATAATAGTTCTGAAATGGACGGTGCTATCCAATATGGGAAACCAGGGAAAAGAACGCCTTTATGGCTTTCTTCTGTAATAGACAAAGAAATGAAGTACTTACATCAAGTGCTACAAGGAGCGGAAGTAAGCGAGGAGTTTCAAAAACTTTTAAACGGACAAGCCGCTTTAGAAGCCATTGCAACAGCAGATGCTTGTACACTTTCAATGTTGGAAGATCGAAAAGTAGGGCTTTCAGAAATTGTAAAGTAA
- a CDS encoding carbohydrate ABC transporter permease, producing the protein MVKNKKTIVSSFLSHALLVIATILAVFPLVWIFLSSVKGKGELTQFPTRFFPKDFTLEYFIHVIRDLHFIDNIKNSVLISLSTTIIAIIISSTAAYGIVRFFPKLGSIMSKLLITTYIFPPILLAIPYSLVMATIGLSNSLIGLIIVYLSFSVPYAVWLLVGFFQTVPIGIEESAQIDGANKFTIFFRVVLPIVAPGIVATAIYTFINAWNEFLYALILINDTSKMTVAVALRSLNGSEILDWGDMMAASVIVVLPSIIFFIFIQNKIASGLSEGAVK; encoded by the coding sequence ATGGTTAAAAATAAAAAAACAATTGTAAGTTCGTTTCTGTCTCATGCATTGCTAGTGATAGCTACTATTCTTGCCGTATTCCCTTTAGTATGGATTTTCCTCTCCTCGGTTAAAGGCAAAGGTGAGTTAACGCAATTCCCAACAAGATTTTTTCCAAAGGACTTTACATTAGAGTATTTTATCCACGTTATTAGAGATTTACATTTTATAGATAATATCAAAAATAGTGTGTTAATTTCCTTAAGTACAACGATCATTGCTATTATTATTTCCTCAACAGCAGCGTATGGAATAGTGAGATTTTTTCCGAAATTGGGTTCGATTATGTCCAAATTATTAATCACTACTTATATTTTCCCACCTATATTGTTAGCCATTCCATACTCTTTAGTAATGGCAACCATTGGTCTAAGTAATAGTCTAATTGGTTTAATTATCGTTTATCTATCATTTAGTGTCCCGTATGCGGTATGGCTATTAGTTGGGTTTTTTCAAACAGTACCCATTGGCATAGAAGAGTCTGCCCAGATTGATGGAGCAAATAAATTTACTATATTTTTTAGAGTTGTGTTACCTATCGTAGCTCCTGGGATTGTCGCTACGGCCATTTATACGTTTATCAATGCATGGAATGAATTTTTGTATGCCTTAATCTTAATTAATGATACTAGCAAAATGACCGTTGCAGTTGCTTTAAGATCATTAAACGGTTCGGAAATTTTGGATTGGGGAGATATGATGGCAGCTTCTGTCATCGTTGTGTTGCCATCGATTATCTTTTTCATTTTTATTCAAAATAAAATTGCAAGTGGGCTTTCGGAAGGTGCCGTTAAATAA
- a CDS encoding sugar ABC transporter permease: MLIKKFDYARWLFVMPAIIVVGLLFVYPFLSSIYFSFTTKNLLSSNYQFVGLENYRKVLADPDFWNSFFNSLKWTFFSLVGQVLVGFILALAIHRIKRFKWLYRTLLIIPWAFPTIVIAFSWQWILNGVYGYLPNLIVKLGLMNNPPAFFTDSTWAFVCLVGINIWFGAPLIMVNVLSALQTVPQEQFEAARIDGASSWQVFRFITLPHIRVVIGLLVVLRTIWIFNNFDIVYLLTGGGPSNATTTLPIFAYNLGWGTQLLGRSSAVTVLLFLFLLTICLLYFYIIRKWEKESK; the protein is encoded by the coding sequence ATGCTAATAAAGAAATTTGATTACGCCCGCTGGCTATTTGTAATGCCAGCAATAATAGTTGTCGGTTTACTATTTGTCTACCCATTTTTATCTAGTATTTATTTCAGCTTTACAACGAAAAATTTATTATCATCGAACTATCAATTTGTCGGTCTTGAGAATTATAGAAAAGTATTAGCTGACCCAGATTTTTGGAACTCATTTTTTAATTCATTAAAATGGACTTTCTTTTCTTTAGTTGGTCAAGTTTTAGTTGGCTTTATTTTAGCTCTAGCTATACATAGAATAAAGCGATTTAAATGGTTATATCGAACACTGCTTATTATACCTTGGGCATTTCCAACGATAGTTATCGCCTTTTCATGGCAATGGATATTAAACGGAGTGTACGGTTATTTGCCAAATTTAATCGTAAAATTAGGATTGATGAATAATCCACCTGCTTTTTTTACCGATAGTACGTGGGCGTTTGTTTGTTTAGTAGGAATCAATATTTGGTTTGGTGCACCTTTAATCATGGTGAATGTATTATCGGCATTACAAACCGTTCCTCAAGAACAATTTGAAGCAGCTAGAATTGATGGTGCTTCCTCTTGGCAAGTATTTAGGTTTATCACGTTACCCCATATTCGGGTAGTCATTGGCTTATTAGTCGTATTAAGAACAATATGGATATTTAACAACTTCGATATTGTGTACTTACTAACAGGAGGGGGACCTTCAAATGCCACAACGACACTTCCTATCTTTGCCTATAACCTTGGTTGGGGAACACAGTTATTAGGACGTTCCTCAGCAGTAACGGTATTGCTATTTTTATTCCTTTTAACAATTTGTTTACTTTATTTCTATATTATTAGGAAATGGGAAAAGGAGTCGAAATAA
- a CDS encoding sugar ABC transporter substrate-binding protein has translation MKKILFCSILLISIIIAAGCKSKSESEATESSEEASVESSEELSGDIVMWHSFTQGPRLESIQKTAYEFMKDHPKVNIKIETFSWNDFYTKWTTGLNSGNVPDISTALPNQVIEMVNSDALIPLNDTIDKIGKEKFSSNALDEAKVQDNYYSIPLYSHAQVMWVRTDLLEKYNLEVPKTWDQLYEASKKMKEDGVYGVSVPMGTNDFMATRFLNFYVRSAGGSLLTKDYKADLTSKIAQDGIKYWIKMYEEISPKDSLNFNVLQQATLFYQGKTAFDFNSGFHIGGVQANSPQLLNSIDAYPIPKVNESDPDYGIETSNVPLVIWKKSKHADVAKAFLEKLFEEGNYLEFLDATPVGMLPTIDNVTDNPAYKENEIRKQFEQAEEVITKAVKEGTAIGYENGPSIQAGIMTNRHIIEEMFQDIISNGTDPMEAAKKAEMKLNDLFETVAVN, from the coding sequence ATGAAAAAAATATTATTCTGCTCAATACTACTTATTTCAATTATTATAGCAGCGGGCTGTAAATCTAAAAGTGAAAGTGAAGCGACAGAATCCTCTGAGGAAGCATCAGTAGAATCCTCCGAAGAATTATCAGGAGATATTGTGATGTGGCATTCATTTACACAAGGACCTAGACTAGAAAGCATACAAAAAACAGCATATGAATTTATGAAGGATCATCCAAAAGTAAACATAAAAATTGAAACATTTTCATGGAATGATTTTTATACAAAATGGACAACAGGTTTAAACTCAGGAAATGTACCGGACATAAGCACAGCGCTCCCTAATCAAGTTATAGAGATGGTAAATTCAGATGCATTAATCCCGCTCAACGATACGATTGACAAAATAGGTAAAGAAAAATTCAGTAGCAATGCATTAGATGAAGCAAAAGTGCAAGACAACTACTATTCAATACCACTGTACTCACATGCACAAGTAATGTGGGTTAGAACTGACTTATTGGAAAAATATAATTTAGAAGTGCCCAAAACTTGGGATCAATTATATGAAGCAAGTAAGAAAATGAAGGAAGACGGAGTTTATGGAGTGTCTGTTCCGATGGGGACGAATGATTTTATGGCAACAAGATTCCTCAACTTTTATGTAAGAAGTGCTGGCGGAAGCTTACTAACGAAAGATTATAAAGCTGATTTAACAAGTAAGATTGCACAGGACGGTATTAAATACTGGATCAAAATGTATGAAGAAATATCCCCGAAAGACTCCTTAAACTTCAATGTTTTACAACAAGCTACGTTATTTTACCAAGGAAAAACAGCATTTGATTTCAACTCAGGTTTCCATATTGGCGGCGTTCAAGCTAATAGCCCACAATTGTTAAATTCTATTGATGCGTATCCTATTCCAAAAGTAAATGAATCTGACCCTGATTACGGGATTGAAACATCCAACGTACCTTTGGTTATTTGGAAAAAATCAAAGCACGCTGATGTCGCGAAGGCATTTTTAGAAAAGCTATTTGAAGAGGGCAACTATCTTGAGTTTTTAGATGCAACACCTGTCGGCATGTTACCAACGATTGATAATGTTACAGATAATCCTGCTTATAAAGAAAATGAAATAAGAAAGCAATTTGAACAAGCTGAAGAAGTAATTACTAAAGCTGTAAAAGAAGGAACAGCTATTGGCTATGAGAATGGTCCAAGTATTCAAGCGGGTATTATGACGAACCGACATATTATTGAAGAAATGTTCCAAGATATTATTTCAAATGGCACAGATCCGATGGAAGCAGCAAAAAAAGCGGAAATGAAGCTCAATGATCTATTCGAAACAGTAGCTGTAAATTAG
- a CDS encoding MurR/RpiR family transcriptional regulator produces the protein MNLLDRMRDQFHSFTEKEQVIASYIIQRTSIQNENITVLAKELNTSPATITRFCKKVGCKSFIEMKMELERGAAIHKSLNNQRT, from the coding sequence ATGAATCTTTTGGATAGAATGCGAGATCAATTTCATTCCTTTACGGAAAAAGAACAAGTTATTGCGAGTTACATCATTCAGAGAACAAGCATACAGAATGAAAATATAACTGTATTGGCAAAAGAATTGAATACTTCACCTGCAACTATAACTCGCTTTTGTAAAAAAGTAGGCTGTAAAAGTTTTATTGAGATGAAGATGGAGTTAGAAAGAGGAGCTGCTATACACAAAAGTTTAAACAATCAACGAACATAA
- the rpsI gene encoding 30S ribosomal protein S9: protein MAQVQYIGTGRRKSSVARVRLVPGTGKIVINKREIEEYVPFAALREVIKQPLVATETTGSYDIHVNVNGGGYTGQAGAVRHGIARALLQVDPDFRAALKSAGLLTRDSRMKERKKPGLRGARRAPQFSKR from the coding sequence TTGGCACAAGTTCAATACATCGGCACTGGTCGCCGTAAAAGCTCTGTAGCTCGCGTACGTTTAGTACCAGGTACAGGTAAAATTGTTATCAACAAACGTGAAATCGAAGAATACGTACCATTCGCTGCATTACGTGAAGTAATTAAACAACCATTAGTAGCTACTGAAACTACAGGAAGCTATGATATCCACGTAAACGTTAACGGTGGTGGATACACTGGTCAAGCTGGAGCTGTACGTCATGGTATCGCTCGTGCTCTACTTCAAGTAGACCCAGATTTCCGTGCTGCACTTAAATCAGCTGGATTACTTACTCGTGATTCACGCATGAAAGAACGTAAAAAACCAGGTCTACGCGGCGCTCGTCGTGCACCTCAGTTCTCAAAACGTTAA
- the rplM gene encoding 50S ribosomal protein L13 yields the protein MRTTFMAKGHEVDRKWLVVDAEGQTLGRLASEVAAILRGKHKPTFTPNVDTGDHVIIINADKIHLTGNKLEGKLYRHHTQFAGGLKTRTAGEMLEKYPTRMIELAVKGMLPKNSLGRKMFGKLNVYTGTEHPHAAQKPEAYELRG from the coding sequence ATGCGTACAACATTCATGGCTAAAGGTCACGAAGTAGACCGTAAATGGTTAGTAGTTGATGCAGAAGGCCAAACTCTTGGACGTTTAGCTTCTGAAGTAGCTGCAATCTTACGTGGTAAACATAAACCAACATTCACACCAAACGTTGACACAGGTGATCACGTAATCATCATCAACGCTGACAAAATCCATTTAACTGGTAACAAATTAGAGGGTAAACTTTACCGTCACCACACTCAATTTGCGGGTGGTTTAAAAACTCGTACTGCTGGTGAAATGTTAGAAAAGTACCCAACACGTATGATCGAATTAGCTGTAAAAGGGATGCTTCCTAAAAACTCTTTAGGTCGTAAAATGTTCGGTAAACTTAACGTTTACACTGGAACTGAGCACCCACATGCTGCACAAAAACCAGAAGCATATGAGCTTCGCGGATAA
- the truA gene encoding tRNA pseudouridine(38-40) synthase TruA, translated as MRRLKAIISYDGTQFSGYQVQPGERTVQAEVERVLAVMHKGNKVKVTASGRTDARVHATGQTLHFDTPLAIPVEKYMKALNVQLPRDIRVLSIEEVAADFHARYSVTGKRYRYIWSCEPVQSPFRRYYTVETNGVKPDVTAMQEAAKAIIGTHDFSCFCAANTSVQDKVRTVHKLDFEWHGEELHMVIEGSGFLYNMVRIIAGTLWEVGIGRREVQNVELVVASMNRDKAGKTAPPQGLYLEKVFY; from the coding sequence ATGCGACGATTAAAAGCAATTATTAGTTATGATGGAACGCAATTTTCTGGTTATCAAGTGCAACCAGGAGAGCGTACAGTACAAGCTGAAGTAGAGCGTGTACTTGCCGTTATGCATAAAGGTAACAAGGTCAAAGTAACGGCAAGTGGTCGCACGGATGCAAGAGTACATGCAACTGGACAAACACTGCATTTTGATACGCCACTTGCAATACCGGTAGAAAAATACATGAAAGCGTTGAATGTACAGCTTCCTAGAGATATTCGTGTCTTATCCATTGAGGAAGTGGCAGCTGACTTTCATGCGCGTTATAGTGTAACAGGAAAACGCTATCGCTATATATGGTCGTGTGAGCCTGTACAAAGCCCGTTTCGTCGATATTACACAGTAGAGACCAATGGGGTTAAACCAGACGTTACAGCGATGCAGGAGGCGGCTAAGGCGATTATCGGGACACATGATTTCTCATGCTTCTGTGCAGCCAATACAAGTGTCCAAGATAAAGTGCGCACCGTTCATAAGCTCGATTTTGAATGGCATGGTGAAGAGCTACATATGGTGATTGAAGGTAGTGGCTTCTTATACAATATGGTACGCATTATTGCCGGAACTTTATGGGAAGTGGGCATAGGACGTCGAGAAGTGCAAAATGTCGAGCTAGTCGTTGCTTCAATGAATCGCGATAAGGCTGGCAAAACGGCGCCACCACAAGGTTTATACCTTGAAAAAGTGTTTTATTAA
- a CDS encoding energy-coupling factor transporter transmembrane protein EcfT, producing MMEKMIFGRFLPGDSPVHKLDPRSKLVFVFAFIIIVFLANNTITYAMLLAFTLLIVLVSRIRLYFLINGLKPVLFLMAFTFLLHIFMTKEGDLLFHWKFISIYEGGVRQGIYISTRFLVLVFMTSILTLTTSPISITDGIEVLLNPLKKIKVPVHELALMMSISLRFIPTLMDETDKIMKAQMARGSDLSSGPIKDRIKAVVPLLVPLFVSAFKRAEDLATAMEVRGYRGGEGRTRYRQLKWDMGDTFALALLAAMAVLLFFYRS from the coding sequence ATGATGGAGAAAATGATATTCGGGCGCTTCTTGCCAGGAGATTCTCCTGTTCATAAGCTTGACCCACGCTCTAAACTCGTTTTCGTATTTGCATTTATCATTATCGTATTTTTAGCGAATAATACGATAACATATGCAATGCTCTTAGCTTTTACGTTACTCATTGTTCTAGTATCTCGTATACGTTTGTATTTTTTAATAAATGGTCTAAAGCCCGTGCTGTTTTTAATGGCGTTTACATTCTTGCTGCATATTTTTATGACCAAGGAAGGCGACCTACTATTTCATTGGAAGTTTATCTCCATCTATGAGGGCGGTGTTCGCCAAGGGATTTATATTTCCACACGTTTCCTTGTACTAGTGTTTATGACATCCATTTTAACGCTGACAACATCACCAATTTCCATTACAGATGGGATTGAAGTATTGCTTAATCCATTGAAAAAAATCAAGGTTCCTGTCCACGAGCTAGCATTAATGATGTCCATTTCACTGCGTTTTATTCCAACGTTGATGGATGAGACAGATAAAATTATGAAGGCACAAATGGCGCGTGGTTCGGATTTATCTTCCGGCCCAATAAAAGACCGTATTAAAGCCGTTGTTCCATTGTTAGTACCGCTCTTTGTAAGTGCCTTTAAACGTGCAGAGGACTTAGCGACCGCGATGGAGGTGCGAGGATATCGAGGCGGCGAAGGTCGTACGCGTTATCGTCAACTCAAGTGGGATATGGGCGATACATTTGCGCTTGCCTTACTCGCGGCAATGGCGGTTTTATTATTTTTCTATAGAAGTTAA